Part of the Triticum aestivum cultivar Chinese Spring chromosome 4D, IWGSC CS RefSeq v2.1, whole genome shotgun sequence genome is shown below.
GCTGCAGCTACATGAGGCCCAAGTGGCTGGCTGGGGTGCGCtgggggtctctctcttctctctcccttaaATCTTTGGCAGAATGGTAttagagaaaagaaaaggaaagagagggttagagaaaggatttgcgcatgcggttaattttcccgggctcataaaaatgcgcttgatccaggaaaaatagaagtggcatgattgaaagatataaattcaaTTGGTTAGAACAAGGAGTGTGAATCCGAAGTTtccaaaatgttgaacatttaggaagagcctcgataaaacgataaaagaatatgaggacaagtcggagaccaagaattgagataacaaaggcattgggattatttgcaagtgtgttatggtgatttccaaattaagaaatatttaatatagctccctaatatttggaggatatgttatcaagagaagtcacccttccctcgatttaaatagatcgaccatctatgcaatttattagttgagttgagatgcaaagattaatgacatgatggcatgatgacatgatgcaatgcaaaaataaaagagcaagcacaaaagaaacacacggtgaccACGAAATATATGGAaatcttctgaagcgtcggtctcggggcgttacagtcttGCTGTACATGCTTTAAAAGGGCATATTTGCACATCAAAGGCCCTTCATATAATCATATTCTCACTGCATACTAGTACAAAATGATAATGTGCTACCTAGTTTTTGTCTGTGTATTTCTCAGTTTCTGGAACACGTACATCTAAAGATGGCTTTGCATTTCTTTACAAGGAAAACCAAAGATGGAATGTTTAAGCACGTAGGATTAATGTGACAATGCACGATCTTTGTGCGCATGCATGAATTGAGGCAATCCCGAGAGATATAAaatggcaggaggaagaagaagacggcaACATTACATCGATCGTTCCTGTGAGCATTTGCTCTTGCGCTTCTTCATACTCCAATTTGCTAGGAAGAAGCAAACAGCCATATTTGATAGCAATGGCAGCGTCGGGGTGCAGCGTCATCGTCTTGCTCGTCGTGTTCACGGtggcggtgggggcggcggcgctgctgcaGCCGGCGgaggcagcgacggcggcggcggcgacgaggcgcCACGCCGACACCCGCGTGCTCTGGTACCCGGGAACCAGGCAGCGTAGCCCCAGCGGCTTCCGGGGTTTCCCTCGCTCAAGGCTGTCGCCGCCGTCCGCGGGCAGGCTAACGCCGCCGTCGCCCAGCGGCAGGCCGATGACGCCGCCGCCGTCTCAGGCGCAGGCGCCGCCGGCGCCCATCTCGCCCCCGTGCACCGCCGCGAACCCACAGCCCGGCTTCCCCGGCATGCCGGTGGGCGGCGCCGGCGGCTTCGGAGGgtcgtcgccctcgccgccgttgGCGCCGACGGACTGCGTGACGCCGCTGGCGGGGCTGATGACGTGCGCGTCGTTCCTGACGGGGAGCGAGGCGGAGACGCCGACGCCGCAGAGCGAGTGCTGCGGCGGGCTGGGCATGTTCCTCAACagctcggcggcggcggacgaccgGTCGCTGCGTTGCCTGTGCCCGGTGATCCTCGGCGACGTGAACCGCATGCTCCCCAAGCCCATCGACCCCGTCCGCATGATGTACCTCCCCATCGCCTGCGGCGTCGTCCTCCCGCCCCAAGTCCTCTTCATCTGCTTCAGTACGCCAACGCCAttaatctctctccctctcactctctcgctcgctcgctctctcTTTCTCACTCATGATGGATTGATTTGATTGA
Proteins encoded:
- the LOC123096751 gene encoding uncharacterized protein — its product is MAVDARPLGGGAPRSCGCSQPKLGPSCRRGAAQGDGRMDGRGGGQESGDGAEVQQGRRAGALGEEEDRDGASSDLQVVAFADDTRGGTAPWLGWCEAWKQRNGAREGPAARDTGERRRRRKESPAWARAQGGGLLVVVGAAPWPKAEEEEEDGNITSIVPVSICSCASSYSNLLGRSKQPYLIAMAASGCSVIVLLVVFTVAVGAAALLQPAEAATAAAATRRHADTRVLWYPGTRQRSPSGFRGFPRSRLSPPSAGRLTPPSPSGRPMTPPPSQAQAPPAPISPPCTAANPQPGFPGMPVGGAGGFGGSSPSPPLAPTDCVTPLAGLMTCASFLTGSEAETPTPQSECCGGLGMFLNSSAAADDRSLRCLCPVILGDVNRMLPKPIDPVRMMYLPIACGVVLPPQVLFICFTGQPTPPVVQQIPDSWKTSSSSALSP